One genomic window of Oculatellaceae cyanobacterium includes the following:
- a CDS encoding NACHT domain-containing protein: protein MTKLSLQPITQMIIPHNGVVSSTKQASDKNREQLIQKVKLEVTQRLESSLHTAVQINLQRNQPQQVQRLSDVEVKIGRHSTYRLSPHISITQVFDGTAGRLLILGALGTGKTTTLLELAKDLTFRAENNHQYPIPVLFNLSDWKDDDQAIADWLVTQLHLKYGINVSMGKQWIERQQILPLLDGLDELEFYRQERCIQAINQLLQRYNPPKHLVICTRLEAYKNYQTWLQLNGAVYLRPLNESQIQEYLLSSRSRELWENLKTERDLLALAKIPVMLCMMTFAYEDILMHSWKRLNSRSDRSVYLLNAYIRRMLTRNISSSWYRRGKQPSSEQTRHWLTWLAQKMQQQNQIEFALSSMHASWLLTPIQKKKYNLGVRLSFGIIVALISGLLVKIFFGWLVAIISGLIAGIIAGFIAMLIPSIPVIEGFTLRLILWSHGYLPWNYVRFFNYASERLLLQKAGNRYRFIHALLQEHFAQMP, encoded by the coding sequence ATGACTAAATTAAGCCTTCAACCAATAACGCAGATGATCATTCCACACAATGGAGTTGTCAGTTCTACAAAGCAAGCAAGTGACAAAAATCGAGAGCAGTTAATCCAAAAAGTCAAGCTGGAAGTCACACAAAGATTAGAAAGTTCCTTGCATACTGCGGTACAAATCAATTTGCAACGAAATCAACCGCAACAAGTACAACGATTGTCTGATGTAGAAGTAAAAATTGGCAGGCATTCCACTTATAGGTTATCTCCCCATATCAGCATTACTCAAGTTTTTGATGGTACAGCAGGTAGATTACTTATTTTGGGGGCGCTAGGAACAGGTAAAACCACAACTTTACTAGAACTAGCTAAAGATTTAACTTTTCGTGCTGAAAATAATCATCAGTATCCCATCCCAGTTTTATTTAATCTTTCAGACTGGAAAGATGACGACCAAGCTATTGCTGATTGGTTGGTAACCCAACTGCATTTGAAATATGGTATTAATGTTTCGATGGGCAAGCAGTGGATTGAACGGCAACAAATATTACCTTTACTAGATGGACTAGATGAACTGGAATTCTATAGACAAGAAAGATGTATTCAAGCAATTAACCAACTACTTCAACGATACAATCCACCAAAACACCTTGTTATCTGTACTCGCTTAGAAGCTTATAAAAATTATCAGACTTGGCTACAGTTAAATGGTGCTGTTTATTTACGACCACTAAACGAGTCACAAATCCAAGAATATTTACTAAGTTCCAGAAGCAGAGAATTATGGGAAAACCTTAAAACTGAGCGGGATTTATTGGCATTAGCAAAAATACCTGTGATGTTGTGCATGATGACTTTTGCTTATGAAGATATCTTAATGCACTCTTGGAAACGTCTGAATTCAAGAAGCGATCGCAGCGTTTATTTACTAAATGCTTATATCCGTCGGATGCTAACCAGGAATATATCATCTAGTTGGTATCGTCGTGGCAAACAACCAAGTTCTGAACAAACACGGCATTGGTTAACGTGGTTGGCTCAAAAGATGCAACAACAGAATCAGATAGAATTTGCGCTCTCTAGTATGCACGCTTCTTGGTTGCTTACTCCTATTCAGAAAAAGAAATATAATCTGGGGGTTAGATTAAGCTTTGGCATAATTGTTGCTTTAATTTCGGGGCTATTAGTTAAAATTTTCTTTGGCTGGCTGGTTGCTATAATTAGTGGACTGATTGCTGGAATAATTGCTGGATTCATAGCTATGTTAATCCCCAGTATTCCTGTAATTGAAGGTTTTACTTTGCGGTTAATTTTGTGGTCGCATGGCTATCTTCCTTGGAATTATGTTCGATTTTTCAATTATGCTAGTGAAAGGTTGTTACTACAAAAAGCTGGCAACCGCTATCGGTTTATTCACGCTTTATTACAAGAGCATTTTGCCCAAATGCCCTAG